The Chloroflexota bacterium genome has a segment encoding these proteins:
- a CDS encoding DUF433 domain-containing protein produces MAQITKLEHSEAVLSAGAYTLRETAVLLRATTPPPGVSLRQWKLRHGEFIEATTHHLSQWIRRGMEWEDPLRVSSRDRVITFADLVRLRMIALFRSRNIAYKAILAAEDYIRHLRGIPQPFITEEMWTARSEVFVQFTGELIAASQYGQLAFRDLMSEFLAPAHHGLLFTSGGKPARWNPSPAVVIDPEIQFGASCIDGTRVETRSLWSLNQAGDSEECLAEAFNLQKAQVEDAIEWERLLSNAA; encoded by the coding sequence ATGGCGCAAATCACTAAGCTAGAACATTCGGAAGCTGTACTCTCTGCGGGAGCCTATACGCTGCGGGAAACTGCGGTTCTCCTTCGCGCAACCACTCCTCCTCCAGGCGTAAGCCTAAGACAGTGGAAACTGCGACACGGCGAGTTTATCGAAGCTACAACTCACCACTTGTCGCAATGGATTCGTCGTGGCATGGAGTGGGAAGACCCGCTTAGGGTGTCTAGTAGAGACCGTGTGATAACCTTCGCTGATCTCGTGCGTTTGCGCATGATTGCCTTGTTCCGTTCCCGCAACATAGCTTACAAGGCTATTCTGGCAGCCGAGGATTACATTCGCCATCTGAGAGGCATTCCACAACCCTTCATTACCGAAGAAATGTGGACTGCACGTTCAGAGGTATTTGTGCAATTCACTGGAGAGCTCATTGCGGCGTCGCAGTACGGTCAGCTTGCCTTTAGGGACTTGATGTCTGAATTTCTGGCTCCCGCGCATCACGGTCTCTTGTTTACGTCTGGAGGGAAGCCCGCCCGGTGGAACCCTTCTCCAGCAGTAGTCATTGATCCTGAAATTCAATTTGGTGCGTCTTGCATAGATGGCACGCGAGTCGAGACGCGCTCGCTGTGGTCGCTCAATCAGGCCGGTGACAGCGAAGAATGCCTCGCAGAGGCATTCAACTTGCAGAAGGCTCAAGTAGAGGACGCGATAGAGTGGGAGCGTCTTCTTTCCAATGCCGCCTAG